A single genomic interval of Sphaerodactylus townsendi isolate TG3544 linkage group LG08, MPM_Stown_v2.3, whole genome shotgun sequence harbors:
- the PAK2 gene encoding serine/threonine-protein kinase PAK 2, with product MSDNGELEDKPPAPPVRMSSTIFSSGGKDPLCANHSLKPLPSVPEEKKPRNKIISIFSGTEKGSRKKEKERPEISPPSDFEHTIHVGFDAVTGEFTGMPEQWARLLQTSNITKLEQKKNPQAVLDVLKFYDSKDTAKQKYLSLSATDKDGFPSGVPAPNAKGSEPSTTTEEEEDDEAAPPVIAPRPDHTKSIYTRSVIDPIPAPSGDSGDNAAKLADKQKKKTKMSDEEIMEKLRTIVSIGDPKKKYTRYEKIGQGASGTVFIAIDVATGQEVAIKQINLQKQPKKELIINEILVMKELKNPNIVNFLDSYLVGDELFVVMEYLAGGSLTDVVTETCMDEAQIAAVCRECLQALEFLHANQVIHRDIKSDNVLLGMDGSVKLTDFGFCAQITPEQSKRSTMVGTPYWMAPEVVTRKAYGPKVDIWSLGIMAIEMVEGEPPYLNENPLRALYLIATNGTPELQNPEKLSPIFRDFLNSCLEMDVEKRGSAKELLQHPFLKLAKPLSSLTPLILAAKEAMKSNR from the exons ATGTCTGACAACGGAGAACTTGAAGACAAGCCCCCAGCACCACCTGTTCGGATGAGCAGTACTATTTTCAGTTCAGGAGGCAAAGACCCGTTGTGTGCTAATCATAGCTTGAAACCCCTGCCTTCTGTGCCCGAAGAGAAGAAACCTAGGAACAAAATCATCTCTATTTTCTCCGGCACTGAGAAAG ggagcaggaaaaaggaaaaagaaaggcctGAAATTTCACCCCCATCAGACTTTGAACATACCATTCATGTTGGCTTTGATGCTGTTACTGGAGAGTTCACT ggAATGCCAGAGCAGTGGGCTCGGCTGCTACAAACCTCAAATATCACCAAGCTAGAACAAAAGAAGAACCCTCAGGCCGTATTAGATGTGTTGaagttctatgattctaaagacACAGCAAAACAGAAGTATCTCAGCTTATCTGCTACAG aCAAAGATGGCTTCCCATCAGGAGTGCCTGCG CCGAATGCAAAAGGATCAGAGCCTTCCAcaacaactgaagaagaagaggatgatgaAGCTGCCCCTCCAGTTATTGCTCCACGGCCAGATCATACAAAATCA ATTTACACACGGTCAGTAATCGATCCCATCCCAGCACCATCTGGTGACTCAGGTGACAATGCTGCAAAATTAGCTgataagcagaaaaagaaaactaaaatgtCAGATGAAGAGATCATGGAAAAGCTAA GAACTATTGTAAGTATAGGAGATCCCAAGAAAAAATATACCAGATATGAAAAAATAGGACAGGG ggctTCAGGTACTGTTTTCATCGCCATAGATGTGGCAACAGGACAGGAG GTTGCTATTAAACAAATCAATCTTCAGAAGCAGCCCAAGAAAGAGTTAATTATCAATGAGATTCTGGTAATGAAGGAATTGAAGAACCCAAACATAGTCAACTTTCTAGACAG TTACCTTGTTGGAGATGAACTGTTTGTTGTAATGGAGTACTTGGCTGGTGGGTCTCTCACAGATGTGGTTACAGAGACTTGCATGGATGAGGCACAGATTGCTGCTGTCTGCAGAGAA TGTTTGCAGGCACTGGAATTCCTCCATGCCAATCAGGTGATCCACAGAGATATTAAAAGTGACAATGTACTGTTGGGAATGGATGGATCAGTTAAGCTGA ctgaCTTTGGATTTTGTGCTCAGATTACTCCAGAGCAGAGTAAACGTAGTACTATGGTTGGGACACCTTACTGGATGGCTCCTGAAGTGGTAACACGGAAGGCCTATGGCCCTAAAGTAGATATCTGGTCCCTGGGCATCATGGCTATTGAAATGGTTGAAGGAGAACCTCCGTATCTCAATGAAAACCCTTTGAGG GCTTTATATTTGATAGCAACTAATGGCACCCCAGAGCTGCAGAACCCAGAGAAACTGTCCCCAATATTCCGTGACTTTCTAAATAGCTGTTTGGAAATGGATGTAGAGAAAAGGGGGTCAGCCAAAGAACTATTACAG CACCCTTTCCTGAAACTGGCCAAACCTTTGTCAAGTTTGACGCCATTGATCCTAGCAGCCAAAGAAGCAATGAAGAGTAACCGTTAG